The Marispirochaeta aestuarii genome contains the following window.
ATTTTTATCAATTTCGATGAAGATTCAGTAACTGGTGATGATGAACTGGATGAAGATGAAGAGCGAATACGGGCAATTCTGGATACACCGGTGGAAGAGCTCGAACTCTCTGTCAGATCGAGCAACTGTCTGAAGAATGCGAATATAAAGACCATTGGCGATCTGACTCGAAGAACTGAAGATGATATTGCCAAAACCCGTAATTTTGGCAAGAAATCCCTAACGGAAATCAAAGAGAAACTTCAGGAATGGAATCTGTATTTAGGTATGACTGATTACAGTGTCCTAAAAGACTCAGACAGGTTCATGAAAGGCAAAGAAGAAGATGAAGCATAGAATTGGATTTAACCGTCTTGGTCGAAAGGCAAGTCACCGTAAGGCAATGCTCAGGAACATGGTAACTTCCCTGTTCAATTATGAGAAGATTACCACAACAAAGGCCAAAGCTCTCGAGATACGCCGAATCGCCGAGAAAATGATTACCCGGGCCAAGACCGATTCAGTACATAATCGCAGGATGGTCGCGCGGTATATCTGGGACAAGGGAATCGTAAATAAACTGTTTACAGAGATTGGCCCGAAGAATACCAACAGAAACGGCGGATATTGCAGGATCCTGAAAATTGGCAATAGAAACGGCGATGCCGCTGAAATGGTAGTCATTTCTCTCGTTGAAAGTGACAACGAAGCCGAAGGAAAGGCCGAAAAGGCCTCCAAAAAGAAGAAAGCGAAGGCTCCAAAGGCTGAAACTGCAAAAAAAGACGAGACCAAAACCGTAAAAGCGGACTCTGAAGAAAAATCTGAAGCATCCGAGGAAGCTGTAAAACAGGAAGCTGAATAATACTTGGCTTGTGAATGAGAGAAAGGGGAGCAGGGCTCCCCTTTTTTTATCTTTTCCAGGAACAAGCCTTGTCTCTGCTCTTTACACGGAAGAACTACATACCGATAATCAAACAAGAAGACTCTATAAGGAGCTTGTTAACTAAAGCATGCGCCCCGGAAATAGAATTGCAATAAGTCTGCTCATTACCATTCTACTGTTTACTGTATTTGTATTCCTGGCTTTTTCCGGGCTCTTCTCTTACATTGAACGGACTTTCTACAATAACCGCGTAAGTGCAAACATACAATCAGATCTAACCCAAAAGGCGGCTGCAATACAGGAGTTTCATGAAAACCAGATTGACAGATTCGTCGAAATATTCTCCGATCCCCTGTTTTGGCAGGTATATCGAAACAATGTAAGTCGAGAGCTGATTGAAAAAACGACGGATACAGATCGGATACTGAAAAGGTAAATTTCCGGATATCTTGGATACAGGTTTATTGATGAAGACGGGAAAATCTGGTACTCAAGTTTTCAAGGGGATATCCGGGAATCCACTGCAACCCGAAGGGTTTACTATCAGTTTGCGGACGTCGAACCCGAAAATTCTCTTGATGATTATATAGTCCGTGATGATCCTTCCTTTCGCATAGAATCCAGGGGGCAGCGATTCGCCTATTTGATACCTGTCAGGAATACAATAGATGAGTATCAGGGAACGCTTATAGTATATACAGGGTATTCGGGACTGATAAATAACCTGTCGGGGCGGAGTCTTCTTGAAGCTGGCAGGTCATCTGCTCTGATTGGTAAAGAAACCTATTTGTTTAACGCTGGTATCATTGAAAATGATGAAATACTCGAAGACCTCGGTCGCCAGATATCTTCCTTTGAAAAGAATACGGGCCAGCTGATAATCGGGGGCGATTCTACCGGTTTATATAATCTGTATATAAGAACAACTGAAAGGTATGGAAAACTTGCTTACGTAGCTAGCGCAGAAGAAGTAAGCCTGACAGGACCATTGAAGGTATTGCTGCTTACCATGGTTTTCCTGACAATATTTCTTATAAGTTTTCTCATATTGAGCATACGCCAGGACGATATGGCCGTTATATCTGAAAGGATAAAACGCTTTCAATACAGCTTTCTGAAGGAGTATCTGAAAAAGAGCGGGAAAATAAATCTGCAGCGTTGGAGCGCGGATTTACAAAGCCAACAGGAGATTATAAAGAAGAAGCTTCTGAAGGGCATACGTAAAAGCCAGTACGAAGAGGCGGAAAAGGTTTTTGATCAGAACTGGCATACAATAATTGAACTGCTCTCTCCAGAAGTAAGAAGCAGTCAACCAAGTCTGGATATAAAGAATCTCGAAGTAATTCTGGAAAAGGTTCTTGAAAAACAGAGAAGTCTTGAAACTTCAATGTCTGCAGGAAGCGGGCAGGACCTGAAAAAGATTAGCCCAAAGCCGCGTAAGGTCCCTGATAAGCTCGAAGAAGCAGAAGAGCTGGAAGAGGCTGAAGAGCTGGAAGAGGCTGAAGAGCTCGAAGAAGCAGAAGAGCTCGAAGAAGCAGAAGAGCTGGAAGAAGCCGAGGAGCTCGAAGAAGCCGAGGAGCTCGAAGAAGCCGAGGAGCTGGAAGGGGCCGAAGAGCTGGAAGAGGCCGAAGAGCTGGAAGAAGCTGAAGAGCTGGAAGAAGCCGAAGAGCTGGAAGAAGCGGAAGAGCTGGAAGAGGCCGAGGAGCTCGAAGAAGCAGAAGAGCTGGAAGAGGCCGAAGAACTCGAAGAACTCGAAGAAGCCGAAGAGCTGGAAGAAGCGGAAGAGCTGGAAGAAGCCGAGGAGCTGGAAGAGGCTGAAGAGCTGGAAGAGGCTGAAGAGCTGGAAGAGGCTGAAGAGCTGGAAGAGGCCGAAGAACTCGAAGAAGCAGAAGAGCTCGAAGAAGCAGAAGAACTGGAAGAGGCCGAAGAGTTCGAAGAAGCGGAAGAACTGGAAGAGGCTGAAGAGCTCGAAGAAGCCGAAGAACTGGAAGAAGCGGAAGAACTCGAAGATCTCGAATCAAAGGACATGGATATTCTCTCCTTCAGCGGATTTATTGCTGATGAAGATGCTTTTGATCTGGAGACATTATTTAACCGGCCCGAGGATCTTGGTGATATTGGTGTATTCGAAGATGCATATGAGGATGAGGATATTGAGGAGTTATCGGAAATAGATGATGAAAGCGGGAGCTTTACAGAGACAGGAACTCCTGGCAGGAAGGAGGAGCGGGAACTGGATGAATTACCCGAAGCCTCCGAGGAGGAAGTACGGGTACAGAGTGCAGCGCGAGACATTTATCATCCAAGAAAGGTAATTCCCCTGGAGGAGGAACCTTTTGAAATTCTTGATGAATTACCGTCAAGCTCGGCGGAGGAAATTCCGTCACCTGTGATGGAGCTTGAAAACAGACAGATTGAGGCTATTGATTATAGACGGATCGAAAGCGATTTTTCCTATTCACCAGGAGGAACATCTGTAAGTTCCTTACATGACGATAATTCGACTGCCGGGGTGATGGCAGGTACCATTGACAGGGCAGAAATTGATAAGCTGGCGGATGAGATCAAAAAGACCGGGCCTGTAGAGGTATATTCATTCAGCGAACTTATCCCCCTGGAAAATGCAGTCGAAGAAACAATTGAGGAAAATAACGGTGTATTCCGTATAAAGGAATCTGTGTATACTGCCCGGCGAGGGGACTCTCCTCGAAGCAAAAAAGACTTTAAAGAGCTGGTTGATTCAGTATTGAAAAGTGATTCGGAACGCGAAAGTATCGAATCGATCTTTGACTTTGGTCCGGTGGATCTCGGGCTCTCTCCGGCAGATCGTGAACAATTCTCCTCAGGCGAGGATGAGATGTTCGGACAGACAGAGAGTCAATTACTTACTGAGAAAGGTTTTAATTATGATGCCTACCTTAAAGACTTTAAGGCTGGCCAGATCGGAATAATGAAATCCCTGATGCGTGTTTCCGCTCAGTGTAATGCTGTGTACTCGTCGATACTCGGCTTCGATGAAAAAGGTCTCTCCTCACAATATTCCCTGGGAATGGACGAGGAGTCCAGTCGGAGACTGAAATTTGATAAAAATGATGACCTGTTCCCGATTTTTCTTGACTTCCGGCTTGTATTCCTGCTGAAGGGGCGCACGGGCATGCCATTTTTTGACTCACGTTTTGATGAAAGAGGACGACACTTCATCGACGGTCATATCTTTATTCCTGTCATCCACAATGGAATGCCGGCGTATCTGTACCTTTCCCTCAAGCAGCGCAGGGATTCTGTGCAATTTTACATCGATACCCTTCAGCAATTGATGCAATAATCCTATTCGATAAACATTCTCGATTGTATATTTGCTTGACAAATGTGTTGCGATATTTATAATTAAGCGTACATTTGTATCTGGAGGAAGAAGCATGAACGTACTGATGGTCGTTGTTCTTCCTCTCGTAGGTATAATTCTAGGTTGGACTATAAGATGGGTTTATGCCCGATTCCAGCTTTCTTCTGTTGAGCAGAAAGCTGAGCGTTTGAGTCAAGATGCCATACGGGAAGCTGAAGCACGTAAAAGAGAGCTTCTGCTTGAAACGAAAGATCAACTCCTAAAAGAGAGGAACCAGCAGGAGCGGGAATTTCGAGAAAGAAGAAGCGAGTTGCAGCGTCTGGATAGACGTCTGCAGCAGCGTGAAGAAAATCTAGAAAAAAAACAGAGTCTGCTTGAAAGACAGAAGCAGGATCTCACCGATCGAGAGGAAAAACTAGCAGGAGAAGAAGCGCAGGTTGCCCAGAAGCTTGAGCAGTGGCGCGATGAATTAGAGAAAATAGCCGGATTGACTTCCGAGGAAGCAAAAAAGATCATAATCAGTTCCATGGAAAATGAGGCAAAACATGATGCCCAGCTGATTATCAACAAGATTGAACAGGAAGCTCTGAGTACTGCGGAAAAGAAATCCAGGGACATACTTATTACGACAATTCAGCGTCTGGCGACTGAAGTAAGTTCCGAGGTTACTATTGCATCCGTGTCCCTGCCGAACGATGAAATGAAGGGACGTATTATAGGTCGGGAGGGCAGGAATATCCGTACCCTCGAAACCTTGACCGGGGTAGATGTAATTATCGACGATACTCCCGAGGCGGTTGTTATTTCCTGTTTTGATCCCATTCGCAAGGAGATTGCCCGGAGGTCTCTCGAAAGATTGATTACCGACGGCAGAATACATCCGGCAAGAATAGAAGAGGTCGTCCAGAAGGTCACCAAGGAGATCAGTCAGATCATCTATGATGAGGGTGAAAAGGTCCTCTTTGATCTGGGTATACACAATATGAGCCAGGAATGCATCAGAGCCCTCGGACGCCTGCATTTCAGGACCAGCTACGGACAGAATGTACTGAACCACTCAAAAGAGGTTGCCGTGATTTCCGGAATGCTGGCCGCCGAGGTTGGTGCCGACAGGGATATCGCCAAACGGGGGGCTTTGCTGCACGATATTGGAAAGGGTATCGAGACCGACGGTGACGGAAACCACGCCGAGCTGGGTATGGAACTGGCACGTAAAAACGGTGAGGACCCGCGGGTAATCAACGCAATCGGCTCCCACCACAATGATGTGGAGCCCAACTGTGTGGAGTCTGTTCTGGTGCAGATCGCTGATGCAATTTCCGCCGCACGTCCAGGCGCCCGGCGTGAGACTCTGGATAATTACATCAAACGTCTTGAAAACCTGGAACGGATAGCCGGTGAGTTTGACGGTGTAGAAAAGACCTTCGCAATACAGGCCGGACGGGAACTGAGGATCATGGTAAATAACGATCGGATAAGCGACGATAAGGCCAAGGAACTGGCAAAGGACATTGCCAAGAAAATTGAGTCGGAATTGCGTTATCCTGGTCGGATTAAGGTCACGATTATTCGTGAGACCCGGGTCGTGGAATACGCCCGGTGATCTCAGACAGAAGAGACGAAAGGAAAATCATCGATTGATGGCACAGTATCTTAACGCTCTGATTCTCGGCGACATAGTCGGACAACCGGGAATCAGGGCTGTTTTTATTCACCTGAAGCAGTTGGTCCGGGAAACCAATGCGGATATCGTCGTCGCCAACGGGGAGAACTCCGCAGACGGTTTCGGCATTACGCCGCAAATTGCCGACCAGCTTTTTTCCTGCGGTGTAGATGTGATTACCACCGGGAATCATATCTGGCAGAAGCGGGAGATAATCCACTCGCTGGAGAGTTCCGACCGTATCCTGCGGCCGGCAAATTATCCTCCCGGTGTTCCCGGAAAAGGCCTGACAAAGCTGGATATAAAGGGTATTCCCGTCGCAGTTATTAATCTCCAGGGACGGCAGCATATGTACTCCCTGGATTGTCCCTTCAGAAGCGCCGATGAGATCCTCAAGAAGCTGGACGGTAAGGCAAAAGTCAGAATAATCGATTTCCATGCCGAGGAGGTTATGGAGAAAGAGGCTCTTGCCTACTATCTGAATGGTCGGGTTAGCGCTGTTCTGGGAACCCATACCCATATCCAGACCGCCGACGAACGGATCCTCTCCGGAGGTACTGCCTATATAACCGATATCGGTATGACAGGGCCAAGCCGCAGTGTTATTGGGGTAAACCTGGAGACCGCCATAGAACGATCACTGACCCAGATGCCTCTGAAAATGGCGGTCGCGGATCTCGAGGCCTGTATTCGGGGAGTTCATCTGAAAATTGATACCGAAAACGGAAAATGCACTGAAATAAACAGAATCTTCGTTGAATCTACGCTCTGAGGGAACATGACGTCTTATCCGCGGCGGGCCGGAAAGATCCCGCTGCTTCAGCTTCTCTATCGCCGCTTTCCGGATATACCGAAGGATGAGCTCTATGCCCGGCTCTTATGCGGAGAGGTTCGTGTTGACGGTTCCACGGAAAAAGACCCGAAAGCCCTGGTTAAGCCCGCGGCGGAGTTGGGGTTCAGCAGGCAGCGTTATGTAAGCCGTGGCGGTGATAAACTGGAATCAGCTTTTCTCGGGCTGGGGTTCCCGGTTACCGACAAGGTTTTTGTCGATGCCGGTTCTTCCACCGGCGGCTTTACCCATTTTCTGCTGCTCCACGGGGCGCGGTCGGTACATGCCGTGGACGTTGGGTACAACCAGCTGGATTACAGCCTGCGCACCGATCCTCGTGTAATCGTCCATGAGCGGACAAACATCTTATCCCTGAAATCCCTTGATCCCAGACCGGATGCGGCCGTCGGCGACCTGTCTTTCCGTTCTCTGCGTGGAGTGGTTGACCATGTCCTCTCCCTGACCAGTGAAGGCTGGGGAGTCTTTCTTCTGAAGCCTCAGTTTGAGCTCAACGCACCGTACGACGATTTTAATGGTATTGTATCTGACGACTCCCTTCTTCAGCACACGGTTGAAGAAACCCTCTGTGCTCTGGCGGACGATTCCGTGCTGACTGAGAAGATCTGCAGGGCTGGAATAAAAGGAAGAAAAGGCAATCAGGAGTATCTTGTCCTGTTGAGATCAGGCAGTTCCTTCAGCCTGAAGGAAGAACGGAGGAGAATAAGAGACCTGATTCGGGAAGAGTTTTCGGGATTTTGAGCTCTGTGACGTGGTAAATGTCCGGGAACTGACCGAAAATATGATTGATCGCCGCGATGGCAGGAATTCGAAGGAAATAAAGGAGCCCGGAAGCTATGCAAGAATCGGATCTTATCGGAATCCCGGAGGATTCAATCTCTACACCTGCACTGATTGTGGATGCGGATATTCTTGAAGCCAACATTGAAAAGATGCAAAGCTATCTGTCGGAAAAAGGCGTATCCCTGAGGGCCCATGCCAAAACCCACAAGTCCCCCTATATCGGACAGATTCAGATGAAGACAGGAGCTATTGGTCTCTGTTGCGCCACGCTTGCCGAAGCGGAGGCAATGGTTCAAGGAGGACTCAACAACATCCTTATAACCAGCCAGGTGGCAGAAGCTGATAAACTGCAGCGCCTCGCTTCTATTGCGGCGGATGCGGATATCAGTATAGCCGCAGACTGCAGGGAAAATATAGCTGAGCTTTCAGAGGCTGCCTTGTCCCGGGGCTCCACCATCGGCATTGTTATCGAGGTTGATGTGGGTATGGGGCGCTGCGGAGTACGGTCTGCCGGCGAAGCTGTGGCTCTTGCAGACGAGACTGTTGCGCGGGACGGCCTCAGATTCAGAGGGCTTATGGGATACGAAGGACACGCGGTCTTTATCGGCGACAGAACCGACAGAAGGAGAACCGGGCTTGCGGCAAATCATCTGCTTATGGAGAGCGTGAATGCCGTGAGGGCACGAGGTATCCCCGTGGAGATTGTAAGCGCTGCGGG
Protein-coding sequences here:
- the rplQ gene encoding 50S ribosomal protein L17; translation: MKHRIGFNRLGRKASHRKAMLRNMVTSLFNYEKITTTKAKALEIRRIAEKMITRAKTDSVHNRRMVARYIWDKGIVNKLFTEIGPKNTNRNGGYCRILKIGNRNGDAAEMVVISLVESDNEAEGKAEKASKKKKAKAPKAETAKKDETKTVKADSEEKSEASEEAVKQEAE
- a CDS encoding DSD1 family PLP-dependent enzyme, whose product is MQESDLIGIPEDSISTPALIVDADILEANIEKMQSYLSEKGVSLRAHAKTHKSPYIGQIQMKTGAIGLCCATLAEAEAMVQGGLNNILITSQVAEADKLQRLASIAADADISIAADCRENIAELSEAALSRGSTIGIVIEVDVGMGRCGVRSAGEAVALADETVARDGLRFRGLMGYEGHAVFIGDRTDRRRTGLAANHLLMESVNAVRARGIPVEIVSAAGTGTYDIAAGMEGITEIQAGSYIFMDLAYEKLGLPFEISLTVLSTVISRPDQKTVVLDCGMKSISVEREMPRARGYDGMEVFKLAEEHALARVDPSGKSPLRGEKVSLIPSHCCTTVNLHDRIFLVRNRHVEAVLPVSARGVH
- a CDS encoding TIGR00282 family metallophosphoesterase; translated protein: MAQYLNALILGDIVGQPGIRAVFIHLKQLVRETNADIVVANGENSADGFGITPQIADQLFSCGVDVITTGNHIWQKREIIHSLESSDRILRPANYPPGVPGKGLTKLDIKGIPVAVINLQGRQHMYSLDCPFRSADEILKKLDGKAKVRIIDFHAEEVMEKEALAYYLNGRVSAVLGTHTHIQTADERILSGGTAYITDIGMTGPSRSVIGVNLETAIERSLTQMPLKMAVADLEACIRGVHLKIDTENGKCTEINRIFVESTL
- the rny gene encoding ribonuclease Y produces the protein MNVLMVVVLPLVGIILGWTIRWVYARFQLSSVEQKAERLSQDAIREAEARKRELLLETKDQLLKERNQQEREFRERRSELQRLDRRLQQREENLEKKQSLLERQKQDLTDREEKLAGEEAQVAQKLEQWRDELEKIAGLTSEEAKKIIISSMENEAKHDAQLIINKIEQEALSTAEKKSRDILITTIQRLATEVSSEVTIASVSLPNDEMKGRIIGREGRNIRTLETLTGVDVIIDDTPEAVVISCFDPIRKEIARRSLERLITDGRIHPARIEEVVQKVTKEISQIIYDEGEKVLFDLGIHNMSQECIRALGRLHFRTSYGQNVLNHSKEVAVISGMLAAEVGADRDIAKRGALLHDIGKGIETDGDGNHAELGMELARKNGEDPRVINAIGSHHNDVEPNCVESVLVQIADAISAARPGARRETLDNYIKRLENLERIAGEFDGVEKTFAIQAGRELRIMVNNDRISDDKAKELAKDIAKKIESELRYPGRIKVTIIRETRVVEYAR
- a CDS encoding TlyA family RNA methyltransferase codes for the protein MTSYPRRAGKIPLLQLLYRRFPDIPKDELYARLLCGEVRVDGSTEKDPKALVKPAAELGFSRQRYVSRGGDKLESAFLGLGFPVTDKVFVDAGSSTGGFTHFLLLHGARSVHAVDVGYNQLDYSLRTDPRVIVHERTNILSLKSLDPRPDAAVGDLSFRSLRGVVDHVLSLTSEGWGVFLLKPQFELNAPYDDFNGIVSDDSLLQHTVEETLCALADDSVLTEKICRAGIKGRKGNQEYLVLLRSGSSFSLKEERRRIRDLIREEFSGF